GCTGCAATGCTAGACATACTTTTCGGGAACTCTGAATAGTAAAACTCGTTTTGACCGATTGCACTAAAAGCTTCGGCTAATCCATGTAGGCAGTATTGTGGGACCAACCACATTGCTGACATGGCAATAACCGCTTGTGGGTTGTTGAGTAATCcttgtttggttgcttgtttTCTTCTAGCCTGTTCAACAATGGCGGAAACCACCACCGCCATAGTAGAGAAAACTAAACCGATTCCCATTCTTAGTTTAACACTAATATGAACCGGTTTCCCTCTGATCTTTGACGCGCATGGGATTATAACACGGTCGTATAAAACGACCCATAGGGCTATAACCGCGATTGTGAAGAAAGCGAAGGAACCGGCGGGAATTTGGAAGCTGGGTCCCATGTGTCTATCCATGGTGCTTGCTTGGATGACTGGAAATGACGATTGACTAACGTTTATTGACATCATAATTCCTGAAGACCATAATGGTAGAACTCTGATTAGTGCTTTTAGTTCTTCGGTTTGTTCTACCGTGCATAAACTCCATGGGTCCGATGCAATTCCATCTGGGGTTAAGTCTTTTGGGTTTTGAATGATGCAAGCTTTGTTCAAGAACCTGCATAAAGATTTGTAGATCGTATCTTTACGCCTCCAATTGTGATCATTTATGAACGAATTTAagaggcctgtaaatgaaccgaacgaacatgaacagaggcatgttcgtgtttgttcatttaactttaaccgaacccGAACACGAACACATAATCCAGCAcgtttttttgttcatgttcgtttattaagaaaatgAGCATGTTCGTGtctgtttatgttcgttcgtttaaaacctaaacgaacagttcacgaacgtaaacgaacGAACAAAACGTGTATTCATGGTCGTTCGTTTAATTAAAGGAACAAATaattgttcatgttcgttcgtttattaaataaacgaacttcccgccgaacaagttcatgaacagttcaatgaacgttcggttcgtatgttcgttcgtttattaaataaaagaacttcccgccgaacaagttcacgaacagttcaatGAACGTTCGATTCATTTACAGGCATAGAATTTAACCTCAATAAAAAGAAAAAGGGTACCTTAGTCTCTTGGTGGGCAGCGCATCGGGCGAATCCTTATGGTATTGCCACCCATCAGAATTCGGTGGCTGAGAAGGGATTTTTCGGTTTTTATACGCAACCACAATCACTTGCAGCAAGCTAGTAAATATGCtctttttgactttcattttcACATAAAGTCTAGAAGCAACAAAGAACAAAACTGTCGATAACAACATAAGAATCGCAGGAACCCCAAAACCGACCTTCCATCCCGCATGATCTTGAATATACACAATGCCAGTGAAAGCAACCAAAACCGCAGCCGCACCAGCAGCATAATACCACCCGAAAAAGCTTTCTAACGCTCTCTCGTTGTTAGGATTGTTCTTATCGTCTATTTGTTCGGCACCAAAGGCTAAAGAACACGGTCGTACACCACCTGACCCCATCGAGATGAATACGAAAGCAAAGATCAGAAAAGCAAACTGAGAATGTGTGGTTTGTTTGCAGGTTTCGGTTAGTGGCTTGCATGGAGGTGGTTTTAGATGTGGAATCATTGTTGTTAACCAGAGCAAGAACATCCCCTGTTATCGCAGTAATTAACAGCACAATTAGTTGTatgattattaatttattatgATAAACATGTGCAAGATTGCTTAATTAGTGACAAAACACTGGAAAATGTGTCTGAAATGTCACAGAACAGATCCCACAAAATATCAGGCCCAAATTCTATTGTTTTGGCACTAGTTTCTAATtttccagtggtccgtcagtgatccaaatttgccgtttaaaaaaaaaaaaaaaaaggtttctAATTTTCCCCTCATTTCAAGATTTTTGCTACTTTATTTCAAGAAACAGATGAACATCAAACGTCAATGTGCATAAcctttttttagagtaaattaaaaaaatcgtcctttatgtatgtcacttattgcaaactgtgtcctttgtcttcaataattacagaaaacgtactgtttgcaaacccttgcaagttatgtcctttagccctaacttagttaatttttgtggttaaatctgatcaAATGGACCTCacgtatttttgtggttaaatctgaccaaatggaccccacatgagagtaaaatgaccaaaataccctcatgtggggtccatttggtcagatttaaccacagaaattaactgagttagggcttaaggacataacttgcaagggttcgCAAACATCGATTACGTTTTCTATAATTATTTAAGACAAATGACACAgcttgcaataagtgacatagttggttgggttgggttgggggggggggggggggggggggttgtctTTTTTTCCCCTAATTTCAAGATTGTTGTGAAATTAGGAAGATCATTGAATGGCAAATTATTTTATGTGGGAAATCCCAACATCTTAAGATAATTTTGTAAGCCAAACATTGGGAACTACTACAATGTTTTCCACTAATGTGGATCAATTATTCAATTAAAGAAACTGTTAAAAAGATTATAAAGTTAACAACTTTTTTAAAAACAGAGTGCAGGAATCAAGATCTTAAGATGGAATTGTAACAAGAATTATGAGGTAGGGCATGTGGACCAGCAACTGCAGTCTGCAGAAGCATTTCTAAGTTCACTGAATGCTTGTGACctaattaatttattaattaattaattaaatgccCTCCTGGATATATTGATTCAGCAACCTCATCTAATTCTTTTTGCAAGTCAACATCATATTCACTGTTCAAAGATCAAAATGCAGCAACAATGTAGGATTCACTTaacatttattaaaaaaaaaaaaaaaaaaaaaaaaaaaatcaagattcACATTCTACAGTAAACTCACTCCAAAATGTATGCAATTATATGTTTCTTgatgattataatttataaagatttgatttttattaaaaaaaagttgaaaaGATTACCAGAAGTGAAAAGCAGGAACCTAAACCAATGGTGAGAAACCGACCCAGATAAGAATCTGAAAGAAATGCACCCAAAACAGGAGCAAAATTGGAAGCTGCAGTCCAAAGAAAGAGTATGTTTGTGCCTTTAGCTACACTGATCTTGTAATCACTCATCAAATAAAGTATCATATTGGGCACCAAACCATAACTTGCCACCTTCTCAAACGCCTCATTTGCTGCAAAAAAAAGGCTCAAGATTTAGCATAAAGGTTCAAGATTTAACATAAAGATTCAAAACCCAGATCAAATCAAGCACAAAACTTCGAGATTGAAACAACCCATGATGTAAAATCACAAAAAGTTTGAAGATTTAACATCAAGAATGTGGAATGTTACATACCTATGATGAAAGGCATGGTGACTAGACCACCTTTCTTTCTTGTGGAAAGGTGTGTTTCATGGCTCAATTCTTCTACTTGCTGTTGCTCCCCCATTTTCTTTCTCACTGGCAGGACAAAGAATGTGTGGGTTTTCTGTTTATATACTGGTGTGAGTTATGGGTCAATTTATTTTGGTTAAAAAATGGGGAAAATGTAGAGTTtttaatttgaaatttgaaattgcTCAACATTGGAGTATAGTTGAGTCAGAGTGAATATTTCAACCATGAAAAGAGATGGGGTTTGTTTTTTCAACCAAAAGTCCAATCTAAGAAAAGGAGAgcttagggtttttttttttttttttttacactataaacaactaggtttaaagaagttcgtCACGTTGCgacgaatttcttttgttatttagtctgtgtttacatgtgttttaaaatcactacgagcgtgttgcgaacggaactgctgacaagaataaaaagaaaatgtagaaaaaaacattaaaagataaccgaaagaaaatcaaccaaaaatgtTGTATGtcaacgatgttgttcgtatgaaactcgtaatcagagatgaacaaattgttctgggtaccgttaccaaatttgccgaagcgaaagatcttaagtaccaattcggtaccgaactaccgacttttggtgttcctgataccggttcactaccgttttttacctacatataccggtaccgtaactggtattttcggtatcagtaccgattctgtatcggttggcaccgagctcatccctacccctgaaactaaaaaaaagaaaaaattaaaagttgaagaaaatcaacaaaaaaaaagttgtacgataccgttgtttgtatggtaaccgtgatcagggataagccgatggtaccgggtagcaacactgaatttcccgaaccaaaagatttccaatatcaattcggcaccaacttttggcgttttctgtattagtgtcggtttttaccttcatgtactgataccgaacaggaccgtaccggtattttcgataccagtaccggtttgataccggttgacaccaaacttatcccaacccctgatataagttaaaaagtaaaggaaataactattattagtaataaatattaaaataaaaaaagtataaaaaaactatatattattataatactaAAATCACTATTTATTTCAATTCGttaattaatatatagtaataattgCCATCTTAACTAGTGGGATTATCCCATTCTATGGGGCGGAATTTCGTCAGTATCGTTTCGATTCTCTACGACATCTTCCGCAAGTATCGTTTCGGTTCTCTTCGACATTGGCACTCGCCATTACAAACGAAAGATAAAACCTAAAAAGCAAAGTTGTGATATACCTTAAAAGGATATCAAAAATATGTTACATTAGTTGAAAGCTATAAAAGCGAATATCGGTTCCAATAATAGCGATATCAGTTGGATATTCTTCGTTTGGAACGATTCAATTTGTTATGGTACTTGTACGGTACGGGAATTGACTAAATAATACAGTTATGAAACTTGATTGTTATTTAGTGGTGTATTGTACTGTATTATAATAtacattattataattataattatattataatatatattaaaacataTCGTGGTTCTAAAACACTCGCAATCACCTTCATTTTCCTTTTAATTACAAGAATGTCATCTAGTTAAATACTTAACTTTTTCTTCTTTATcacatttttgtaatttactcatctTTGGGTGGCATTTGTAATCATCTTACAAGCATTTTTTTTTTATCACCAAGGTTTTGGTTCTTAACATTTTACCCCCTCAACTTATGTTAGTTTTTAAAAATAACTTACATTCTTACGCCTTGAACTTTAATAAATTTATTAAGCGTCCCTCGAACTCTAATAAAGATACTATTACTCCTTTTAAACCATTTTACATATAGTgctataatatttttttaagtttcaaattaatcTCTTACACTTTAAATAATATACGCCTTTAATCCAatagttttattttccttttaTAACTTTCATTCGTTATTTTTTTACAACTAAACTCTCgatatatttttttagaaaacagacaAATCCAGTACCcacaaaaaaaattataaatatactTTTACGCTATCTAAAATTGATGTTTTAAAACCGGTCATTATTATTTAGAACAAGATGGTTTTGAGTATAtattgtaatgtaatgtaatgtaatgtaatagatTAAAAACTAATCTTTACCGTTTGATTTGATTCGTACATGGATTCATCGCCGCAATGCACGATAAGGAAATCctagttattttcaaattttacttGGGGTAAAAATAATGTAAAGGAATTATTAAATAGTAAACAAACTATGATTCATAATTGTTCCTCGTTCACTTTTACTATAGAGTAAACTACGAAaatggtccttgaggtttggtcacttttaccagtttagtctaaaactcaatttttttgaatctgggtctctgtggtttcaattttgttccattttcatccaaaatcaaaatcttgtcagatttttcagttaacatccaacttttttttttgtctttttctcccttttaatgaagggcaaaatggtcttttaacgttttattataacaaagtAAAAACATCTGACCATTTTGCTCTatactaaagggggggggggggggaagacaaaaaaaaaaaactggatgttaactgaaaaatctgaccagattttgcttttggatgaaaatgacaacaaaactgAAATCACaaaaacccagattcaaaaggtttgagttttgtaCTAAAGTGACAAAACCTCAAGGACCATTTTGTCAGTTTACTCTTTACTATATAACAAAATTCTTACAGAAACAATATCGAAACTACtttaagaaaataaaattaaGTGGGTTAAGAAAAATCTTACAAAAACAATGTCGAAACTTATAACTCTAAGAAGAGACAATTAAGTGGGTTAAATGAAAGAATGTTGTAACTTtattaattacatagttagtccctgtggtttgcacaaaataacatacttaggtactagtagtttaaaatcacattctagggtattaacttttcactttgtaacgtttggaggtattaacttctagggtattaacatagttagtccatgtggtttgcacaaaataacatacttaggtactaataaaatgtgattttaaacctacaaataacgttaatacctccaaacgttacaaaatgaaaagttaataccctagaatgtgattttaaactattagtacctaagtatgttactttatacaaaccacagggactaactatgtaattaactcttaatatTTTCTAGATTTTTTATATGTGAAGTGTAATATAGCAATGGTTCTTATATAATTTCAAGTAGATGAGCTGAATTTTACTGGACTTGGTGGGGTTGCATATGTGCTTGAATCCATGTGCATGTACGTATACTCCCGTCCCCACCAACTTATGCCTCGAACTTGAACGAATatttatattcaaataataatgTCATTATGGTACTTTAAAGTTTATTTCCTGTTATTTGCACTTCAATAGTTagtttttcaatttcaaaaataataattagtAAACACAATGTAATTTAGATGTTTTATTATGTTAGAATCTATTTTAGGTTTTAATGCAAGGACTCTACAATTTTATTGAGTTTAGCTAAAAGTAATAATGAgttttgaaagtaaaaaaataattaatagtCTTTTGTTAGTTTACATTGGTGAACCTTAGTGTTTGGGTCATGGGCAGACCTAGGTAGAGGTCTAATGGGAGGATGCACCCTttgaaaaaaattagtgtatttcATAGGGTAAAATCCTGAGGGCACCCCTTGAATATTTTGTTAAACCCCTCGTGCGTACTCCTTGAAAATATTTTTTCGTTCCGCTACTAATTTTGGGTGCTTTGCGTTGGGTAAATTATTATGCTGTTGTTTATGGTGTAAATGAGTAGAACTAAGTGTGGGCTCACTTAAGCTTCAGCTTTCGTAACGACAAGCTCGATTCATTTAACACTTTATTTAAGAGAGCTCATGTTTACAACTTCATTCCTAAAACTCGAGTTCAAGTGATTTTTTTAAGCTAAAGCCAGACTCaaactttatactttttattaggGTTATTGTAAAAAGAGTGCGTTTTGTGAGAAGTGTATGAATGATTCTACACCATTTGATCTATAATTTAATAGTTGATATTATAATGACAAAATTGTAAATAGAGTTTAccattaaaataattaattttctaaattaagggtataaaggtaaatttaacatttttaaatttagAAACTCATATGCAATGCACATGCAAGTTCCCCCCTTCTTttttaaacgacaataactttttatacgtaactcttttaaaaaaacaaattacacTATAATAACGAGtggttttttttatctttaatattagtaccatattgttatacttTTATAGAGAACAAAGTTACGTTTCGATCGGATGTTTTAGTCTATGGTGTTTTGTTTATGTTCATACAATGGTGTTTTAATTGTATTGTGACTCATGACGTTGTGTTTTATAGTAAAACACTATGAACGTATATAAGACACCATAATATTGTAAATAACGAATTATGATTCAAGttatggtgttttaacatctagAGCCTGTAACATTGCATTGTGATTACAGTCATagtgttttaacatctggaatAGCAAATCATTCTAGATGTTAAAACACGACTGTAGTATTAttcaattcatggtgtttttTGAAATTGTATGGTGTTTTATACctacaaaaataacaaaaatcatTCCAGATGTTAGAATACCATATGGCTGTATTACGATTCAAGTTGTGGTGTTTTTTTGGAATTCGTATGGTGTTTTATACGAACTGGTCATTCAAAAAAATAAGAACTAATGATTCAAAAAAATACGAACCGTAATTTCCTTCGATCTCTATGAATCAGATGAtaatgatttataaaatctctGAGTTTGTATATAAAACTGAATTcttaaatttttgtaaaaaataaaattatatcaCTAATCTAAAATAACTCACTGGAGGTTACAAAGATTAttttatcaattaattaaactttgAAGTAATTACATTATTGccctttttaattaattaaattgaaGGATACATATCAACACTATATTATTTTCTACATTTCTCACACTATTAAccctttttacaggatccttaacttttttatatatatgtatacataattttttttcttttaggtGTAAGGTGCATCATATATAACACATAATATATAAAATGTAGTCGTTTTATCTAAATCATGTATGTAATAAGGGAACCCGGGGTGAGAATAGTTTTCCCCGTGAATGTTATCACTCATTATACAATTTTTCACACCACTGCCACTCAATGTATCACGCATCAAAATGGAAAACACGTTGAATATATCCCGCGTTGTTGGGTGTTGGGTGgtgagggaaattgttgggtgtggtggtgagtgatggacatttccactaaaattcatccctagtgatggaataatgtttgatgacatggcggaacttgattggaagttgtgagtgagtgatgagtgatgactaCTTCTACCCCCTAATAATATAATgttattatatattaaataaaaatatctAAATACCAGGTTCATTTaggccatgtgtagtggttaagaaaaataatgcccccaccatggggcattatccgatacgtggcagtccagtcagcatggggcgttattgcaaaagtggcgtagtgggaataatatCTAATAATGTCCCTTCCAATCAttgaaaaagattaaaaaaaaaaaagaatcttaCACTTGGAATGCCCCCATTGGCCAGTCAAACTCCTCATACTCATCTAATTTGTATGTTGAGCGTTTTTACTAAAACGCCGGgaacaatttttttcaaaaaattttaaaaataacgccccatgtaatgggggtGGCGGTGTTTTGGAGCGTTTTTtcgcaattttttttttaaaatcacgCCCTACTACGGATGTTGTTAGAATCATAAGTTTAGTATATGAGTTTGAGCTCTTT
This is a stretch of genomic DNA from Helianthus annuus cultivar XRQ/B chromosome 16, HanXRQr2.0-SUNRISE, whole genome shotgun sequence. It encodes these proteins:
- the LOC110918795 gene encoding protein NRT1/ PTR FAMILY 1.2, with amino-acid sequence MGEQQQVEELSHETHLSTRKKGGLVTMPFIIANEAFEKVASYGLVPNMILYLMSDYKISVAKGTNILFLWTAASNFAPVLGAFLSDSYLGRFLTIGLGSCFSLLGMFLLWLTTMIPHLKPPPCKPLTETCKQTTHSQFAFLIFAFVFISMGSGGVRPCSLAFGAEQIDDKNNPNNERALESFFGWYYAAGAAAVLVAFTGIVYIQDHAGWKVGFGVPAILMLLSTVLFFVASRLYVKMKVKKSIFTSLLQVIVVAYKNRKIPSQPPNSDGWQYHKDSPDALPTKRLRFLNKACIIQNPKDLTPDGIASDPWSLCTVEQTEELKALIRVLPLWSSGIMMSINVSQSSFPVIQASTMDRHMGPSFQIPAGSFAFFTIAVIALWVVLYDRVIIPCASKIRGKPVHISVKLRMGIGLVFSTMAVVVSAIVEQARRKQATKQGLLNNPQAVIAMSAMWLVPQYCLHGLAEAFSAIGQNEFYYSEFPKSMSSIAASLFLLGMAVANLLASLILSTIERLTKHGGKQGWIATNINQGRYDSYYWVLAIMSFVNLFYFALCSWAYGPCADEMAKNEPETNNGNDPIGPLQRSRSVVDEKRTLFKSSPS